Sequence from the Corallococcus sp. EGB genome:
CCGCCATCAACTCGGACGCGGACTCGCGGATGTCCGCGTCGTCCTCCACCAGCAGGATGCGCAGCGTGCGGTTCTCCTTCGCCTCCTCGGGCGCGCGGTACGTCTTCGCCGCCAGCCGCTGCTCGCGTCCGCGCAACAGCGAGCGGATCTTCCGCGCCAGGTCCTCACGCCGGTACGGCTTGGACAGCAGGCTCACGCCCGGATCCAACCGGCCGCCGTGCACGATGGCGTTCTCCGTGTAACCGGACGTGAAGAGCACCTCGATGTCCGGCAGGTGCGCCTTCGCCAGCCGCGCCAGCTCCGGGCTGCGCACCGGCCCCGGCATCACCACGTCCGTGAAGAGCAGGTCCACCGGCAGGCCACTCTGGATGACCGCGAGCGCGCTCTGGCCGTCATGCGCCTTGAGCACGCGGTAGCCCAGCTCCGTGAGCACCTCCACCACCGTGGCCCGCACCGCCGCGTCGTCCTCCACCACGAGGATGGTCTCCGTGCCGCCCTCCACCTGCCCCGGCCCGCTCTCCGCCGGCTGCGCCGCCGCCTGGAAGGTGCGCGGCAGGTAGAGCTTGATGGACGTGCCGTGACCCAGCTCGCTGTAGATTTTGACGTGGCCGCCGGACTGCTTCACGAAGCCATACACCATGCTCAGCCCCAGGCCGGTGCCCCGGCCCTCCGGCTTGGTCGTGAAGAACGGCTCGAACGCGCGCTGCATCACCTCCGGCGTCATGCCGCAGCCCGTGTCGGAGATGGCCAGCAGCACGTACTGCCCCGCCGTCACCTCCGGGTGCAGCATCGCGTAGTGGTCATCCAGCATCGCGTTGCCCGCTTCGATGGTCAGCTTGCCCCGGCCGTCCATGGCATCGCGCGCGTTGATGGCCAGGTTGAGGATGACGTTCTCCAACTGGTTGCGGTCCACGGACGTGTTCCACAGCCCGCCCGCGATGACCGTCTCCACCTCCACGTCCTCGCCCAGCGCGCGGCGCAGGAGGTCGTCCATGTCGCGCACCAGCCGGCCCAGGTTGAGCGCCGTGGGCGCCAGCGGCTGCCGGCGCGCGAACGCGAGCAGCTGCGACGCAAGCCGCGCCCCGCGCTCCACCGCGCCCAGCGCCGTCTCCAGGCGCCGCCGCGCGCGCGAGTCCCCCACCGTGTCGCGCTCGAGCAATTGGAGATTCCCGCTCACCACCTGGAGCAGGTTGTTGAAGTCGTGCGCCACGCCGCCGGTGAGCTTGCCCACCGCCTCCATCTTCTGCGCCTGGAGCAGCGCGGCCTCCGCCTGCCGGCGCTCCGCCTCGCTCTCCTCCAGCGCCCGCGTGCGCTCGCGCACCAGCTCCTCCAGGTGCTCGCGGTGGCGCGCCAGCTCGTCCTCGGCCCGCTTCTGCGCCGTCATGTCGTGGCCCTGGACGAAGATGCCGGAGACGCGGCCATCCGCCTCCATCACCGGCTGGTAGATGAAGTCCACGAAGGCGTCCTCCAGCGGCCCGCCGGGCTCGCGCTGGACCTGCACGCGCATGCCGCGCCCGATGAAGGGCTCGCCGCTCGAGTACACCCCGTCCAGCAGCTCGAAGAAGCCCTGCCCGGCCACCTCCGGCAGGGCCTCCCGCACGGGCTTGCCCAACAGGTCCCGGTGGCCCACGAGCTGGTGATAGGCGCGGTTGGCCAGCTCGAACACGTGCTCGGGGCCCCG
This genomic interval carries:
- a CDS encoding response regulator, producing the protein MQEPFDFQTLFELSPNPYMLLDRELRFVTANAAYLRVTASQLEQLVGRTLFEAFPHDPDDPANPSVRMLRESLQRVLTQRTRDTLALIPYRVPRQKDGGVVMEERYWSATHTPLLDGRGEVAFILQHTMDVTELQQLKQAVRDVESSPDGGVPRTQLMGGVFARAQAVQAANLALDDERRHLRRMFEQAPGFMCSLRGPEHVFELANRAYHQLVGHRDLLGKPVREALPEVAGQGFFELLDGVYSSGEPFIGRGMRVQVQREPGGPLEDAFVDFIYQPVMEADGRVSGIFVQGHDMTAQKRAEDELARHREHLEELVRERTRALEESEAERRQAEAALLQAQKMEAVGKLTGGVAHDFNNLLQVVSGNLQLLERDTVGDSRARRRLETALGAVERGARLASQLLAFARRQPLAPTALNLGRLVRDMDDLLRRALGEDVEVETVIAGGLWNTSVDRNQLENVILNLAINARDAMDGRGKLTIEAGNAMLDDHYAMLHPEVTAGQYVLLAISDTGCGMTPEVMQRAFEPFFTTKPEGRGTGLGLSMVYGFVKQSGGHVKIYSELGHGTSIKLYLPRTFQAAAQPAESGPGQVEGGTETILVVEDDAAVRATVVEVLTELGYRVLKAHDGQSALAVIQSGLPVDLLFTDVVMPGPVRSPELARLAKAHLPDIEVLFTSGYTENAIVHGGRLDPGVSLLSKPYRREDLARKIRSLLRGREQRLAAKTYRAPEEAKENRTLRILLVEDDADIRESASELMADLGHTVRAVESAEAAGEALAKEPFDLLFTDVTLPGKSGRVLAREAARRYPALRIIIASGDSRAVAGEDGEALERVVLLPKPYDLNQMERALEQAAEEATAAARTRPT